In the Rhododendron vialii isolate Sample 1 chromosome 2a, ASM3025357v1 genome, tcatattctctctctctctctctctctctctctctctctctctccttcctcttaCTAGGTTTGCTTTCGtgctcccccttctctctctctcttgtttgcTTATTAAGAGCACAAGTCTTAGAAAAAAGACATAAATACAAAAACAAGGGAAAGCTcactccactctctctctctctctctctaaaagcaCACACACAAGGCTGCAAGTTTTAGTGTAGGGGAAAAgggtttttgttcttcttggttATAAGGTTTGTATTGTTGATGGATTTGTTGTTGCAGGAAACAAGAAACAGCAACAGAaccagaagaagaaagaagatcaTCAGCTTTGTGATGATATGAATGGAAGATCAAGGAGGAGGTGATCATCATCAGAACCGAGAGAAACACAAGATCATCAACCACATGGGGTCGGCCGCAGGGTATTGCTACTCCGACGACAACCCGAACAGCATCCAATCCCAGATGGACCAGTTCGATTCCAACCCGGATCAGATTTTCAACTTGTCCACGGGCATGGACATCAGCGCCATAGGGATAGGGGGGTACCCGATCGCCGTACCGGACCAATCAGCACCCCTCTGGCACGACCAAGAGAGCCCGGATCGAATCGGCATCGATGCACATGACCACACCAGATCACTGCCCTTCGACGCCTCGTCTTTGAGGTGTGTGTTTCCCTGTGAGGGAAATGAGAGGCCCAGCCAGGgcctctcgctctctctctcctcggcGAATCCTTCGTCGATCGGGTTACAGTCCTTCGAGCTGAGGAATCAACAGCACCAACAACAGAACCCAGATCACGAAATGATCAGATTCGGTACTGGATCGGGTCCGCGGTCGGATCACGGGTCGTTTGGCAAATCCGTGGCGGGAGATGGGTATTTGGGGAAACCAGGAAACATCCATCAGTTGGTTCAGATCAGGAACTCCAAATACCTGGGCCCGGCTCAGGAGCTCCTGAACGAGTTTTGCAACCTGGGATTAACTGCCGGCCAAACAGGCCCCAAGGGAAAAACAATAAAGCCCCATCATGAGAACACTGCAGCAGCAAGCACCAGCACTGCTGCTTCTGCTTCtgtttccaaaaacaaaagcttGTACGGCGGCAGCAACAGCAGCATTGAAGTCCTGGAGCTGCAGAAGAGGAAATCGAAACTGTTTTCAATGCTTGAAGAGGTAAGAAAGTATTCGGTTCCGGTGACTTGTTTTCGAAAGCTGTTTGATTTTTTGCCTCACAAAAAACAATCACTACTTATACATACtagttgaaaattgattttcacgctTTACTTTTGTACGTAGACGTTCTATTTTTTTAACGTGAAATTGCTCGTAGCTTCACGTCAAAGATGCGTTAAAATCAGCAcaaacatacacacacatatatgtgtgtgtatatacccTTTAAAAAAATGGGAGTGTGGTTGATATGATGAAATAGTTGGAACTAATTGGGGGACTGAGGGGGGCCTTTCCATTAATACCCACATGGTGAAATTTTTTCAGACAGTTCCATTTaatttgaaagagagaaaaaaaaaaaaggttttgtcTATACTTGTGTTTCCTGTTCTATTAACTCTTTAACTTGGTCTGTATTTATTCAATGCTGTAATATTTTCCCAACTCCAATGTTTAAAACTTCCAACTTGCTGCGATTTTTGTAACTTTAGCGATGGTATCGGTTTTCAGAATCAGTTTTGCAGAATACTTTCGGAAAGCTgttttagaaataaaaaatcgaTCACTTGAAGTTTTTTGTATGGATAGTTTTTAACagaatgattttattttaagCGTTTTCacaaaattgaaataaattttgaaaaccgTCAACTAAACGAATAAGTAAAAGTTCGTAAGAAATAAAAATCGtagctttttcaaaatatttcgcCAACTTGAGTTGAGAGTTTAGAATCTGCAATATACTTATTACCATCTTCTAAAGTTTTCTCTAATATATCTTTTCAAATAAcctcagtaattttttttttttttgagttttactataaaaatataaattgatGAAATTATATTCTGAAAACTGCAACTAAACAGGAAAACTTTCAACTTTCTGTAATCTctctcctacttttttttttttgaactgtaatCTCTCTCCAACTTGGGAGATCAAAATTCAcaactaactaactaactctctctctctctctctctctctctctctctctctctccacttttaTAGGTGGATAGAAGATACAGGCACTACTGTGACCAAATGAAGGCGGTGGTGGCCTCCTTCGAGGCGGTTGCCGGCCACGGGGCGGCGGGGGTTTACTCGGCCTTAGCTTCGAAGGCCATGTCAAGGCATTTCAGGTGTCTAAGGGACGGTATAGTAGGCCAAATCAAGGCCACAAAAGAGGCCATGGGGGAGAAAGACGTGACGGTTCCAGGGGCTTCCCGTGGCGAAACGCCGAGGCTCAGGCTTCTTGATCAGACGTTGAGGCAACAACGGGCTGTTCAACAGATGAGTTTGATGGAGAGTCATCCATGGCGGCCTCAACGTGGTTTGCCGGAGAGATCAGTGTCGGTGCTCCGGGCTTGGCTTTTCGAGCATTTCCTCCACCCGTAAATATCTTCCTCTTTTCTTGATTATAACTAACATATGCATACATGCACATTTATAAGTTCTAAAATGTGGTATAACGCATCTCTATCGATGATATGGTCATGATTTAACAGGTTTTTAAATTAGTATCCATGATATAATCATAGATCGACCAATATCAGACGGTATAGCCATTATATAggtgaattattatttttatttatcgaAAGTTTAAAATTCCGTTACATAAAAGGCTAATACCATGATATGATACCCAATGGCAGCTAAATAAGAATCTTGTTGAttgacttaataattttttatttgcaaaagaAATTTCATATATCACGAAGACTAATACTTTATAGTATTAGCCAATTTACATGCAATATTGGGATGGAGGGTTCAAAAATCCGTTACGTAGGGGTTGAGATTTAAAACCTGCTTAAACATTGCCTTTTCCCTATCTCAGTTAAGAGTACTACTATTTGCATCGATGGTTTTcgtaggaaaatcgtaccgacggccaccgaacggttgatccgagccgtccaaaaatttaaaaaaaaaaaaccgagagggcctacgcgggaatcaatggcaacCGATGTGTGCAGGGTGTTTGATCTGAAcactcttttttcgtgtatatatgttcccctcggttttttttttttaaatttttggacggctcggatcggccgtccggtggccgtcggtagaaaaaccgtcggtgcaaatagctTTTTCGCTCAGTTAAAGGATCTTTTCTTGTTTGGTATTTAAGTAGATTAATTAGAATATTAATTTTAGTTTGTTGTTATCATAATAAGTACGTAAAATTTCTCTTTCTAGATCCAAAAAGAAAGTCTATTTGTGGCATACGTTTGTttcttggattattttttgaatttcttttagTACTGAAGTTGGGATTTCTACGTCCTCAATTATTTTACTTTCCCAGataataaaagtttttttgtttttttccagtCACCATTATTCAGATTCCAAAACTCATTTGTCACATTGTTTTCAATCATTTAAGTATTTATTCATTTTCATATGGCTCCGTTTTTCTTAGCCCTAATATTTTGTGTGGATTTATTTCTGTTGCAACTTACATATAggtcccatctctctctctctctctctctctctctctctctctttgttgcAACTTACATATAggtcccatctctctctctctctctctctctctctctctctctctgtgttgcAACTTACATATAGgtcccatctctctctatcgTATCCGCTCAAATTTGTAGGAGTAACTGGTAAAAGTACCATTGGCAGAATGTATCAAATGTCCAAATTTCTGAAGTAGTACTTTGTCTCATGAAACTCTCTGCAGGTATCCAAGCGATGTAGATAAGCACATTTTAGCCCGCCAAACAGGCCTCTCAAGAAGCCAGGCACGTCCATATCTCTCCCCCTATTTTCCTGTCACAGTAATTGATTTTTAcgctcatttttttaattatcatccgttttttctgtttttatttacGTGTATTTACTACAATATCCCTTCATGTTAATCGGGAATTGTTATTATTCGAATTCGTTACGCCCCCAATATTTTTGCATCGTCAATGTGGTATATCTTCCTATCCCTTCATGAGCGAAAAAGTCTACGAGCGAAAGGGTAGTAAAGTAAAtttacataaaaataaataaaggacAAGAAAGCGAGTGCTGAAGTTAcctttcctttttaattttgttttcctatGATGACAAGCTGAATATTTTTACATTCTCAATGGAGTATAGATTTCCAGAATCCACAgcttattatttatatatatgtatacatactTTTTTGCTTTACCATTTTTTAATAGGGTTCCTCATTTGTCTAAGTATCCACATTAGGTTTTGCATTTTGCTTACGTTATGATTAATCAACTAATTAATTTGATTAATCAACTAATTAATTTGTGGTTGTTCAGGTGTCTAATTGGTTCATCAATGCAAGAGTGAGGCTGTGGAAACCCATGGTGGAAGAAATGTACTTGGAAGAGACAAAGGAGCAAGAAAACAACAACATGGGCTTGGGGGCCTCTTCCTCGGATGACATGATCAATATCCGAGCcaacccaacccgacccgaagACCAGAAACCGACGCCGGACCAACTGGTCCGGATTGATTCGGAGTGTCTCTCTTCCATCATCAACAACCCGGAAAAAAACGACGCTAAGCACATGATGAGCAAAAGCCCTCAAAATCcgccacttcaccaccaccaccaccagccgCAGCAGTTGAGTTTTGGTAGGGTTGGGGATGCATTTGGCGCCATCGAATTGGACTTTTCGTCGTACAACCACCACAGAGGAGGCGTTTCGTACCATAATGACCAGAACGCCCATCAGAATtttggtggcggtggcggcagtggtggtggtgtgtctTTGACTCTTGGATTGCAACAACACGGGGGGAATGGGGTGAGCCTGGCGTTTTCACCTTCGACTTCCCAGAGTTCTCTTTTTTACCCTAGGGATCACATCGACGATTGCCAGCACGTTCAGTACTCTATCATGGACGGTAGTGAAGCACAGAATTTGCCTTACAGAAACTTGATGGGTGCACAATTGCTTCATGACTTGACCGgataaaggaaaagagaaggtaAAATTAATATAATACATACAGAATTTTCATATGAAATACTTATGCAGAATGATGCGGCGTCACGTGATGCTCTTATTTCGAAAGATATCACTGTAGCCGCATCGTTCTGAACAAGTTTCCTACGTGAAAATGATGTTTGTATGTCACTTTCTTGGTagaggtttaaaaaaaaaaaaaaaaaaaagatgagaagAAAAGGGTGGCGGTGAGTCGGTGACGGTTGCCGGAGTTCTTGTTGAGAGGATGGTGATGGTGGAAAAAACTTTAATGGGGGTATAGACGAATTACTTGATACACAGACATAGACTTATGTTTCTAGCTAGGCAAATTTTACATGATATGTACAATGAAAGTTACTGCCGCATAGTAGTTGGTAGTTTTCCAAGCTTTTGTAGCTTTGGAGAAGAATATTTTGATTGCTCTTAGGTTGAATATTTTGGAATGGCCAGGTGATTGATGCATGAAATATACAGATATATTTCTTCCTATATTTAGGTAGGGTCTCCAGTTGAAATGTTGTTCTAATCATGTTACGATATTTTCTTGATGTCAACCCCTCTCTTTTTGTGTGTGACAGGGAGTTATAATTTGTCTCACATCGGTATATAAGTACCGCGTTTAGGCTCCTGTTCTggtaggtttttattttttaagtacttactTTCCGTTAATTTTACAAGACAtgtcattttctcataatatatCACTTCTAATTTCAAGAAATTATTTTAGTCAATGGAATAGGGCCTTAGAATCCAATGTATGAGCTTGAATCGTCTATCCCTTGCTCATTGATTGAGTTTGAGTTAACCCCAAAGGATTTGGCCAAAGTGGGCACGTGAAAGTTACAAGTGCTTGTCTTCTATAAGATCATATGTTCGAATCTCATAGAGGTCAGTTAAAAATTCCAAACCTTTGAGGCCACTAGTGGGTTTGGCTGGTCATTAAGTTTAGGACACTGGAATTAGAATTGGATCGCAGCATAAGCTGGTTTAGACATCCAGTTatcgaaaaaaaaatcaggtttGAGTTAAATGCTTTAATATGAGCAAGACTCTTTCACTTTTCACTTAATTCTCTCTAATTTGTGGGGGAAAAAAAGTATCTTGTTTAATTGTGCTGTTCCAAATCAAAGTTTGTCTCACGTCGATAAATTATCATTTTAGAAACTAAAAATAAAGTCTAGAGagtctctccaattattacttatTATTTCTGAATTGGGTTGGATACAGAGAGAGATAACTTGTGAGAtgaaactctcttttttttttttcctctataATTAGGGCTCTGTTTGTTAAGATGTAAATATTTttcgataaaatattttatctattttcctgtatttggttgtgtaaaacaaTAGGATTTTTCCATCAATTGTATGAAAATGACTTATTCTTAAATCTTTCGTAAGTTATTATCCGAAATAAACCCCATTGCCTTCTATTGCAATTTTCAGTCAGTCTTGACCCACTTACAATTCCAATATTTTtagatctctccaccgtttaagccctctctctctacattattttgttgatttttgaaaatattttcaagtgccaaccaaacaccgaaaaataaaaatttgacgtttgttttctgaaaaaatattttacattgtaaaacattttacgtcgaaacaaacggagcctaggTTTTGGGTCAGTCGATGCGTACCTCGACAAATCTCACTGTCCCAAAGTGAACGACGACCCAAGATTTTTGTAAGGTGAAAGATATACAAAACTTGTGATAGAACAAGCTAACAGCTGATAGGATCATTTGTGTCTCTTATTACTCACAAATCCCATGGAGCTCATGGATGATATAGCTAgctagatatttttttttatgttttcttgcTTTTGTCAAGGACAATTAAATTGAGTTGCACAATCAGTTAGGGCGTCCTCTCATCTATATGTGTTGTTGGAGATTAAGACTTTTGACtcataaaatacaaaataaaatatcatgatatttttttccccctcaaaGTTTCATGTGGTCCCTAATCCACCCCCTCCAATCTCCACTAGTTGACATCTTCTTTGGTGCCAAAAGAATGCATAATTATTCAGTAGTTCGACAGCACAGCCACGGAAtttatgtgatatatatatagtcatggATCCTACGAGAATGTGTGGCATTGGAGGGTCCAGGAGCGCTGCTTACGCACGTGGTCATGCATGCGCTGGGAGTACTGAATAATTAGACCTAAAGATTGCGATCTCCCCTTCCGATCCGTCAACTTTGGGGATGGCAATGCTTCGTGCATGCTGTTGGAAAGGCAACTTTATTGCCTGCTTTTTGAAACTTGGCATAAATGGCATTAGATACTTTGAGGACTTTCTAGGGTTTGATACGAGCGCGCGATAATCTTTTATCTAACCATCGATTGTCGGTTCAACGGGTAAGTTTTAGAGGTCCTCGATCAATGCTTGAGTTTAAGATGGGATTCTTCTAGAATGATCAAGCCATCAAGGTGCTCGTGAGTTGGCCCGGACTTggttataaaacaaaaaaaaggcttGAGTTTAAATTTCCAGATCCACCAAGTGGAATAACCGGATAAACATTACCCATGGCGCAGGTTGTTGTTGCTAATTTTTGTATTGATacttttgttcttgttttaaaattattatttttgttaggTTCGTGTTTTAAATTTTGTAAGGTTTACGCCAAAATTCTTGATTTAATTGTTGTTCGCCTCTAcaagatgaatctaaaaagcaaaaaaatacgacgaaatgccaaaaaaaagaaagaagagaaagggtTCGCTAAAGACaaataaattttaaacaaaactgtaatttttttgtctttagtattgTCTTATTTGACCTTTTTTCACCTTTGGTTCATTTTCTAACACCACCCtaattcctcttgttgagagACGAATGATTGCTCTTAAAAAATTTTGACGAAAATCTGAACTAAGGATTATTAAAAAGCAAATAATTGCGACtgttttaaggacaaaataattTAGGCAAAAACTTTGGCGAAAGTGGCCCTAAGTAGGTGGCGGGGTTAACCTCGTTATTAACATTATAACTTATGTTCATGGCTGAAAGTAAAATTGACTATGTTCATGAATGAGAAAGTTGTGATCACGACGACACCTTAATTTTACTCACAGAATATACCAGGTGTTGTAACAAAATCGAAGAATTAATATTACAGTTGATTGATTAACTGATATTACCATCAGCATCATATAGTTTATCTAGGATCAACACTGGACGTGTGTTAGAGCTGGCCGGAAGCTAAGATCCCACCACAGTGCGAACCGTGATGAGAATGTTTAGAGCAACTCCAATGGAGATGTAAAGTACATCGATTCGGCCggatggatagttattttagatgaaaaaagtggttaaaagttagttGGATGTAAAATAAAACCAATCTCTCTCCAATGGTGAGATGTAAAATAGCTAGGGATGAATAATTAACTAACTTTCGCTCGACCTTATTTTTCCCTAACTTTCTCAACCCTAATTCAAGTACTGGTTccgttaaaaaataataatgatatCCGGTAATCgaggagtttaaaaaaaaaacaagagcaaTTTGGAATCCAACTCTCATCCACTTCAACTACAccatttcccctctctctctcacacaaaccCGATCGAATCCCTCTATCTGAAATCAGTTTCCGGCGACCTTCAAGCACACTATTCTGACTTGTTCTTGCAGATTCCGGCGTCTTTCCAACGAAATCAGGCAACTCCGGCTGTCCAAAAATCTGGTAGAAGCAGTTGGGTTGATGATCTGTCAATTATAACTATAGTCATATGGGGATGGAAATATCCATCTCCTTTTCCATTTGTGCCATTTTAAATCCCCATTGAAGCTTCTTTTTCTCCATCTGGGTTGTATTATAGGTATACAACCTGGTTTCCAtcccccattggggatgctttTAGATATACCAACTGACTATTAAAATTTGAACCCAAGCACTGGGCGAGAAACACCAAGTACTTACCTGTCGAGCCAACCTCTCGGCGATATACTCCTAAATGTTTTTCGAAAACAAATTCAGTACTGACCTTGAGTTCAGTACTTTTTTCCGACttcacaaaccaaacacaaatACCCCTCATCGACCAAAAAACATGGTCGGGTCCATTGAAAGTAAGGAcatttagaaagagaaatgctaGAAACATAACTTAAAAAACGAGAATGTGttcggagttgtgttttaaaattgtatCCCTCggaacttttaattttaaactaGGGGGGTGGGTTTGATGTTGCCCCCTCTATGAATGAGTTGAATCCATCATTTGACAGGCCTCTATTGTGGGCTaagattgtgaattttattgTTGGGTCCGATTAGACGGGCCGATGTCTTGGGTTCCAACAGGTGGTATTAAGGTCCATTACTGCTCTTTGGACCCAAACATTATTCTGGACAGAGCCGCAACgaaaaaactaggaaaaatgacggtccatgacgtattttgataattaatactcgctaaggacatgctgagaacatttgttaatgctgaaaatgtctttgacggatattaattatcaaaacacgtctttgaccgtcattttcccaaaaaaactAAGTGAGCTCAGCCCATACCAGTGCTTGAACTACGTCTGCTGCTGCAATAGCAACTGCGACTTCCCATAACGAAAGACAGTGATATTAACTTGattgtgttgttttttttataactcaggtgcaTGTCAGATTTGAAGAAACGATATGATGAAAAGGGTCATTCATACATAACAATTACAAACATAGTAAAGAATTCGAGACTCGTGAAATTAACTAAAGTGAAAGATAGATTAAGGTCCCGTTCcacaaaccttcttaaaaaataagtagcttatttcatattttcaaactaaaaaataatataaatgaaaaataatttttcaatttttttttacatcgtataaaagatctcaatgagatctttcaaacaagatccatagtgcatatttttagatttcaataagcctcttatttttgaacttgaaattgccttcttaaaaaataagggttttttttgagtactggaacggggcctaagtctTCTTAAAAAGTACTACGTATCATATTGGTCTGGAAATACCCTTCCTACTCTGGCCGCTCTGCTCGCGTAGTTGAGGCTATGGGTTTCCGCAGCATTACAAACAGCGATGGAATGGAATTTCCCCCGGGTTATTGTGGAAGGTGATGCTCTACAAGTTTTCCAAGCTCTCAACCGAGACATGACCTATGCAGACCgtgattgtattgttttggaCTGAATAAAAGTTGCGTCATGCTTTCAATTTTGTCCTTTTTCTCATGTACAGGGCTGTAAACCAGCTGAGCCGAGTCGAGCTTTGacgagttcgagctcggctcatttattaaacaagctcaaaattcgagctcgagctcggcttgaacCTTAACTAACCGAGCCCTTATCAAGCTGAActgagtcatttactaaatgagcttcTTTATTCGAGCCAAGCTACCCTTAATGAACCGAGTTTTTGTCAAATGAGGCGagtcgagctcgactcgtttactaaggctccgttccggaactaaaaaaaagcctttattttttaagaagacaatttcaagctcaaatattatggacttattgaaatctaaaaatattcaatatggatctgttttggaagatctcgatgagatcttttacgatgagatcttttatacaatgtaaaaaaaattaaaaaattatttttcatttattttatttttgagtttgaaaatgtaaaataagccgcttattttttaagaagatttctagAAGGGAGGCTAAATAAGGCGAGTTGAGCCGAGCTCGCGAgttgctcggttcgtttacaacTCTACTCGTGTACTTCGTGAGTAGTTAAAAGCATTTTCTGTCTGTTACTACATGTCAGGAAGGAAAGCCAAAGGGAGATTTTtcgagtttaaaaaaaaaaacctctcaaACTCATTAATCCTTGCCTATTCTTAAATTGTCAAGTCTAGGTTCAGCTACTTTTTACTATAAAAAATTAGGGGTGTTTTCGTTAGCGAAAAATTTGTACATTTTTATTTATGGTCGAGAAATTATTAGGTGTTTTCGataatgaataaattgttgaaaaatgttaagTTGTGTTCAGGTAGttaataagttgttgatgagtttgtGAGTAGTTACTatagtaaaaataatttttgcggACAATTTTTTTGTCAGTGGAAACAAGATGGGGAAATACATACTAAATTCACCGGAGCGAAAATTGATAGTGCAAAGATTGAGATCAGAAGTGCATgacattttgaaagattatgtgacTAGCGAatgaaatgaagagaaaaaagaaaaaaaaaaggaatcagGACTCCAACCTCGTTccgttaaagtttttatttttaaataattactttttaactttttaaaacaaattatttttttataatacaacacatttaatttaaaaatataagtagtagtatttatttgaaaaataaattactctGTTTCCCTTCATTTACTAATCCATAACCCACGTGTTATCGGGCAATCAATGTCTCTATTTACTGAAACACAAATACAACCCTTTTGACCCTCTTCACactcctccctctccctctctctctctctctctctctctctcccctcacgaTCTCTCTGTCTGCATCAGGTAAATTTCGTCAATTAGGGTTTCCCTGTCCTTAAGTTAATCCTATTCTATTCGATCCTACGCTATTATTCCCTTCATTTCCACGTAATTACATTATTACTTCGTTGAAGAGAATCTTTGAAAAAACTGATTTTGATTCCTCTTCCCGTGCGAACAAAACAGCACTAAATAACTTTGATCCAATTGCTTCCTTCAGGCTCTTATTCACTACCAATCCGAGGTTTTTCAAAGGATGGATTTGATGTCGGGATACAAGGTATTTGCATCTTActataattttttatgtttattttctGTTGAAAAGTTGCAAATTTGTTGGTCTGATGCTTTTATGTGATTGACTTGCAGAATCGCGTACAGGGGGTGGTTGGGCGTGTATTTGGGAATGAGAATTCTGGTTCGAGTGAagataggtaaaaaaaaaatcatttatttatgttcatAGCCATTGTTGTAGTTGAGAATTTATGCATCTCTAGATGGCAAGCAATGTTATGCAGCAAGACCAAGGGGTTGATTGAAATTGTGGTCAAGGCCCGAGATTTAAGGGTTCCTAGGTCTCCGGTTCGAACTCTCAGGATGTTACAAACTCATGGGTAGAACTCACCATTGAAAACCGGCTTACAAGGAGAGAGTGCCAAGAGCCTATATACACAAGACGAAGCCCATACTTAGTTGTTGTTGTGGGACATTAGGATTGTAACATACCACCACGCTCTGCAAGCGACGTCCATGGCTGCCCACTCTATCCCGATGATAGCCCTTTCTCTTTGTTGGCGGCTCCACTCACCAATCAGTATCCAAATACTTTTTTAGGCATTTTAACCCAGCCTATAGGTCGCCCCCTTCGCAGATCGAATTGCAACATGGTggctagctttgataccaaatgATACAAACTCATGGGTAGAACTCACCCTTGAATACCGGCTTACGAGGAGAGGGTGCTTAAGAGCTTATATACACAAGACGAAGCCCATACTTAGTTGATGTGGGACATTAGGATCGTAACACAAGTGTTATCAACTTCTTTGGGGCAAGTCCATATGTGACTTTCCCCGGGCTTTAATTGAGCTTCCCACCAGTGGACGGTGGGCCTGTCTcccaggattagtcgaggtgagCGCGAGTTGCGCGTATGTTGGCCCAGACACCT is a window encoding:
- the LOC131314789 gene encoding homeobox protein BEL1 homolog, with protein sequence MEDQGGGDHHQNREKHKIINHMGSAAGYCYSDDNPNSIQSQMDQFDSNPDQIFNLSTGMDISAIGIGGYPIAVPDQSAPLWHDQESPDRIGIDAHDHTRSLPFDASSLRCVFPCEGNERPSQGLSLSLSSANPSSIGLQSFELRNQQHQQQNPDHEMIRFGTGSGPRSDHGSFGKSVAGDGYLGKPGNIHQLVQIRNSKYLGPAQELLNEFCNLGLTAGQTGPKGKTIKPHHENTAAASTSTAASASVSKNKSLYGGSNSSIEVLELQKRKSKLFSMLEEVDRRYRHYCDQMKAVVASFEAVAGHGAAGVYSALASKAMSRHFRCLRDGIVGQIKATKEAMGEKDVTVPGASRGETPRLRLLDQTLRQQRAVQQMSLMESHPWRPQRGLPERSVSVLRAWLFEHFLHPYPSDVDKHILARQTGLSRSQVSNWFINARVRLWKPMVEEMYLEETKEQENNNMGLGASSSDDMINIRANPTRPEDQKPTPDQLVRIDSECLSSIINNPEKNDAKHMMSKSPQNPPLHHHHHQPQQLSFGRVGDAFGAIELDFSSYNHHRGGVSYHNDQNAHQNFGGGGGSGGGVSLTLGLQQHGGNGVSLAFSPSTSQSSLFYPRDHIDDCQHVQYSIMDGSEAQNLPYRNLMGAQLLHDLTG